A portion of the Anoplopoma fimbria isolate UVic2021 breed Golden Eagle Sablefish chromosome 15, Afim_UVic_2022, whole genome shotgun sequence genome contains these proteins:
- the tdh2 gene encoding L-threonine dehydrogenase 2 isoform X3, giving the protein MQPGVCMPTAAALGLFCRGCLSRARSWPGRSLSCLPRQMSRWNSLETCSTQPTQENPRVLITGGLGQLGVGLAEILRKQFGTENVILSDIKKPPPHVFSSGPFVYADVLDYKHLRELVVNYRVTWLIHYSALLSAVGEANVALARKINITGLHNVLDLALENCLRLFVPSTIGAFGPSSPRDPAPDLCVQRPRTIYGVSKVHGELMGEYLHHKYGLDFRCLRYPGVISVNTPPGGGTTDYAVQIFHDALSTGHHECYLRPDTRLPMMHISDCHRATIEFMQAPECQLSLRTYNIAAMSFTPEEVAQEIRKHLPHLKVTYNPDSVRQTIADSWPVRFDDTNARRDWGWAPAFRLEKLVSDMLRSIRDKRTNEGLPVS; this is encoded by the exons ATGCAGCCGGGGGTCTGTATGCCCACTGCAGCTGCGCTGGGCCTGTTTTGCAGAGGTTGTCTCAGCCGGGCGCGAAGTTGGCCCGGTCGCAGCCTCAGCTGTTTGCCCAGGCAGATGAGCAGGTGGAACAGCCTGGAAACCTGCAGCACCCAACCAACTCAGGAAAACCCCCGTGTCCTCATCACAg GTGGTCTTGGGCAGTTAGGTGTGGGACTGGCAGAGATACTGAG GAAACAGTTTGGAACAGAGAATGTAATCCTGTCAGACATTAAGAAGCCTCCACCTCATGTTTTCAGCAGTG GTCCATTTGTTTATGCTGATGTGTTGGACTACAAACATCTCCGAGAACTGGTCGTAAATTATCGTGTCACTTGGCTGATCCACTACAGCGCTTTGCTAAGTGCTGTTGGCGAAGCTAATGTGGCTTTGGCACGCAAGATCAACATCACAG GCCTTCATAATGTGCTGGACTTGGCCCTAGAGAACTGCCTGCGCCTTTTTGTCCCCAGCACCATAGGAGCGTTCGGTCCCTCTTCTCCACGTGACCCGGCCCCTGACCTCTGTGTCCAAAGACCTCGAACCATCTATGGCGTGTCCAAAGTGCACGGAGAACTGATGGGGGAG taTCTCCATCATAAGTATGGTCTGGACTTCCGCTGCCTACGGTACCCAGGTGTGATATCAGTCAACACACCTCCAGGAGGAGGAACAACAG ACTATGCCGTTCAGATCTTCCACGATGCCCTCAGCACGGGTCACCACGAGTGCTACCTGCGTCCCGACACCCGCCTTCCCATGATGCATATCTCTGACTGCCACCGTGCCACCATAGAGTTCATGCAGGCTCCAGAGTGCCAGCTGTCCTTGCGTACCTACAACATCGCCGCCATGAGCTTCACTCCAGAAGAGGTGGCGCAAGAAATCCGCAAGCATCTCCCCCACCTCAAGGTCACCTACAATCCCGACTCTGTCCGCCAGACCATCG CCGACAGCTGGCCCGTGAGGTTTGATGACACCAATGCCAGGAGAGATTGGGGCTGGGCACCAGCCTTCCGGCTTGAGAAGCTGGTGTCAGACATGCTGCGCTCCATTCGGGACAAGAGGACAAACGAGGGACTGCCAGTCAGCTAG
- the zgc:154055 gene encoding myotubularin-related protein 9-like isoform X2, producing MEFSEHIKTANVEEVVLRQPLHPPSRGTLCITGHHLLFSDREEGSCRQVLLLLRNIDAVEKRISGSSGTITIKCKDLQVLQLDIPGMEQCLNIARSIEILSCLDGVSEMYPFFYRPSDVSLKDQWGLSSPEKHYCQMKELHDRWRLSTVNRDHLVCPSYPPAVIVPKTTDDDTLEKAAKFRQGGRFPVLCYYHRKNGMVIMRSSQPLTGANRKRCREDEQLLQAVIDGSDKGFIIDTRSSQQALQARLTGGGFESKSSYSSWKRLHRQMERGKSLQESFIKLVEACGDGSNNMDRWLSKLENSKWLSHVQTALSTAGLLAECVERDGHSVLVHGSEGTDSTLLISTLAQLIMDPCCRTLEGFLDLLEREWVQAGHPFRQRCAHSAFSHTRLQQESPVFLLLLDCVWQMWRQFPLALGFSEALLLRLAMEAYASDYGTFLCNSHQERCALRVKENTHCLFRALLRPRERDCYSNPLYEPTELAIWPSVHPQSLQLWRGFFLRWTPQAHHLEEVQEEIRNMVTEWAKLALS from the exons ATGGAGTTTTCTGAGCACATCAAGACCGCCaatgtggaggaggtggtgctcCGGCAGCCGCTGCACCCGCCGAGCAGAGGCACCCTGTGCATCACCGGACACCACCTGCTCTTCTCGGACAGGGAGGAGGGCAGCTGTCGGCAGGTTCTGCTGCTCCTCAGGAACATCGATGCCGTGGAGAAAAG gatatCAGGATCCTCAGGGACCATTACAATCAAGTGTAAAGATCTGCAAGTGCTCCAGCTTGACATTCCCGGCATGGAGCAATGTCTCAACATTGCTCGCTCCATCgag ATCCTGTCCTGTCTGGACGGTGTGTCGGAGATGTATCCTTTCTTCTACAGACCTTCTGATGTCAGCCTGAAGGACCAGTGGGGCCTCTCGTCCCCTGAGAAGCACTACTGTCAAATGAAGGAACTT CATGATAGGTGGAGACTGAGCACTGTGAACAGAGACCACTTAGTGTGTCCCTCTTACCCTCCAGCTGTCATCGTCCCCAAGACCACCGATGATGACACGCTGGAGAAGGCGGCCAAGTTCAGACAGGGGGGACGCTTCCCTGTCCTCTGCTACTACCACAGGAAGAACGGCATG GTTATCATGCGCAGCAGTCAGCCGCTGACGGGAGCCAATAGGAAGCGCTGCAGGGAGGACGAGCAACTCCTCCAGGCTGTGATCGACGGCTCGGACAAAGGCTTCATCATTGACACGCGCTCCAGTCAGCAGGCCTTGCAGGCCCGGCTAACAGGCGGAGGGTTTGAGTCCAAATCGAGTTACAGCAGCTGGAAGAGACTTCACAGGCAGATGGAGAG GGGTAAATCACTGCAGGAGAGTTTCATTAAGCTGGTGGAGGCCTGCGGGGACGGGTCCAACAATATGGACCGTTGGCTCAGTAAGCTTGAGAATTCAAAGTGGCTGTCTCACGTCCAAACTGCCCTGTCAACAGCTGGTCTGCTGGCGGAGTGTGTGGAGAG GGACGGTCATTCAGTTCTGGTTCACGGCTCTGAAGGGACGGACTCCACTTTGCTCATCAGCACTCTGGCTCAGCTCATCATGGATCCTTGTTGCCGCACACTGGAGGGCTTCCTGGATCTGCTGGAGAGAGAGTGGGTACAG GCAGGACACCCATTCAGGCAGCGGTGTGCACACTCAGCCTTCTCCCACACCCGTCTCCAGCAGGAATCCCCggtcttcctgctgctgctggactgTGTGTGGCAGATGTGGCGTCAGTTCCCCCTGGCACTGGGCTTCTCTGAGGCGCTGCTCCTGAGGCTGGCGATGGAGGCCTATGCGTCAGACTACGGCACCTTCCTGTGTAACAGCCATCAGGAGAG GTGTGCTCTGAGAGTGAAGGAGAACACTCACTGTTTGTTCCGGGCCCTGTTGAGGCCCAGGGAGAGGGACTGCTACTCTAACCCCCTGTATGAGCCCACCGAGCTAGCGATCTGGCCCTCAGTCCACCCTCAGTCCCTACAGCTTTGGAGAG GGTTTTTTCTGAGGTGGACTCCACAGGCTCATCACCTTGAAGAGGTTCAGGAGGAGATAAGGAACATGGTCACTGAGTGGGCCAAGCTGGCGCTCAGCTGA
- the tdh2 gene encoding L-threonine dehydrogenase 2 isoform X2: MSIKFHFSKDCQLDMQPGVCMPTAAALGLFCRGCLSRARSWPGRSLSCLPRQMSRWNSLETCSTQPTQENPRVLITGGLGQLGVGLAEILRKQFGTENVILSDIKKPPPHVFSSGPFVYADVLDYKHLRELVVNYRVTWLIHYSALLSAVGEANVALARKINITGLHNVLDLALENCLRLFVPSTIGAFGPSSPRDPAPDLCVQRPRTIYGVSKVHGELMGEYLHHKYGLDFRCLRYPGVISVNTPPGGGTTDYAVQIFHDALSTGHHECYLRPDTRLPMMHISDCHRATIEFMQAPECQLSLRTYNIAAMSFTPEEVAQEIRKHLPHLKVTYNPDSVRQTIGTTWCTYLHTKPVLDYTTLPCFHSVKYIILVGHLLGWT, from the exons ATGTCGATTAAATTTCACTTTTCTAAGGACTGCCAACTGGACATGCAGCCGGGGGTCTGTATGCCCACTGCAGCTGCGCTGGGCCTGTTTTGCAGAGGTTGTCTCAGCCGGGCGCGAAGTTGGCCCGGTCGCAGCCTCAGCTGTTTGCCCAGGCAGATGAGCAGGTGGAACAGCCTGGAAACCTGCAGCACCCAACCAACTCAGGAAAACCCCCGTGTCCTCATCACAg GTGGTCTTGGGCAGTTAGGTGTGGGACTGGCAGAGATACTGAG GAAACAGTTTGGAACAGAGAATGTAATCCTGTCAGACATTAAGAAGCCTCCACCTCATGTTTTCAGCAGTG GTCCATTTGTTTATGCTGATGTGTTGGACTACAAACATCTCCGAGAACTGGTCGTAAATTATCGTGTCACTTGGCTGATCCACTACAGCGCTTTGCTAAGTGCTGTTGGCGAAGCTAATGTGGCTTTGGCACGCAAGATCAACATCACAG GCCTTCATAATGTGCTGGACTTGGCCCTAGAGAACTGCCTGCGCCTTTTTGTCCCCAGCACCATAGGAGCGTTCGGTCCCTCTTCTCCACGTGACCCGGCCCCTGACCTCTGTGTCCAAAGACCTCGAACCATCTATGGCGTGTCCAAAGTGCACGGAGAACTGATGGGGGAG taTCTCCATCATAAGTATGGTCTGGACTTCCGCTGCCTACGGTACCCAGGTGTGATATCAGTCAACACACCTCCAGGAGGAGGAACAACAG ACTATGCCGTTCAGATCTTCCACGATGCCCTCAGCACGGGTCACCACGAGTGCTACCTGCGTCCCGACACCCGCCTTCCCATGATGCATATCTCTGACTGCCACCGTGCCACCATAGAGTTCATGCAGGCTCCAGAGTGCCAGCTGTCCTTGCGTACCTACAACATCGCCGCCATGAGCTTCACTCCAGAAGAGGTGGCGCAAGAAATCCGCAAGCATCTCCCCCACCTCAAGGTCACCTACAATCCCGACTCTGTCCGCCAGACCATCGGTACAACGTGGTGCACATACCTACACACAAAACCTGTGTTGGATTATACAACTTTGCCATGTTTCCATTCTGTTAAATACATTATACTGGTTGGCCATCTTCTTGGATGGACCTGA
- the zgc:154055 gene encoding myotubularin-related protein 9-like isoform X1 — MEFSEHIKTANVEEVVLRQPLHPPSRGTLCITGHHLLFSDREEGSCRQVLLLLRNIDAVEKSVENLLAHSGPFSNEGCSQRISGSSGTITIKCKDLQVLQLDIPGMEQCLNIARSIEILSCLDGVSEMYPFFYRPSDVSLKDQWGLSSPEKHYCQMKELHDRWRLSTVNRDHLVCPSYPPAVIVPKTTDDDTLEKAAKFRQGGRFPVLCYYHRKNGMVIMRSSQPLTGANRKRCREDEQLLQAVIDGSDKGFIIDTRSSQQALQARLTGGGFESKSSYSSWKRLHRQMERGKSLQESFIKLVEACGDGSNNMDRWLSKLENSKWLSHVQTALSTAGLLAECVERDGHSVLVHGSEGTDSTLLISTLAQLIMDPCCRTLEGFLDLLEREWVQAGHPFRQRCAHSAFSHTRLQQESPVFLLLLDCVWQMWRQFPLALGFSEALLLRLAMEAYASDYGTFLCNSHQERCALRVKENTHCLFRALLRPRERDCYSNPLYEPTELAIWPSVHPQSLQLWRGFFLRWTPQAHHLEEVQEEIRNMVTEWAKLALS; from the exons ATGGAGTTTTCTGAGCACATCAAGACCGCCaatgtggaggaggtggtgctcCGGCAGCCGCTGCACCCGCCGAGCAGAGGCACCCTGTGCATCACCGGACACCACCTGCTCTTCTCGGACAGGGAGGAGGGCAGCTGTCGGCAGGTTCTGCTGCTCCTCAGGAACATCGATGCCGTGGAGAAAAG TGTGGAAAACCTTTTGGCCCATTCCGGCCCCTTCTCTAATGAAGGCTGCAGTCAAAG gatatCAGGATCCTCAGGGACCATTACAATCAAGTGTAAAGATCTGCAAGTGCTCCAGCTTGACATTCCCGGCATGGAGCAATGTCTCAACATTGCTCGCTCCATCgag ATCCTGTCCTGTCTGGACGGTGTGTCGGAGATGTATCCTTTCTTCTACAGACCTTCTGATGTCAGCCTGAAGGACCAGTGGGGCCTCTCGTCCCCTGAGAAGCACTACTGTCAAATGAAGGAACTT CATGATAGGTGGAGACTGAGCACTGTGAACAGAGACCACTTAGTGTGTCCCTCTTACCCTCCAGCTGTCATCGTCCCCAAGACCACCGATGATGACACGCTGGAGAAGGCGGCCAAGTTCAGACAGGGGGGACGCTTCCCTGTCCTCTGCTACTACCACAGGAAGAACGGCATG GTTATCATGCGCAGCAGTCAGCCGCTGACGGGAGCCAATAGGAAGCGCTGCAGGGAGGACGAGCAACTCCTCCAGGCTGTGATCGACGGCTCGGACAAAGGCTTCATCATTGACACGCGCTCCAGTCAGCAGGCCTTGCAGGCCCGGCTAACAGGCGGAGGGTTTGAGTCCAAATCGAGTTACAGCAGCTGGAAGAGACTTCACAGGCAGATGGAGAG GGGTAAATCACTGCAGGAGAGTTTCATTAAGCTGGTGGAGGCCTGCGGGGACGGGTCCAACAATATGGACCGTTGGCTCAGTAAGCTTGAGAATTCAAAGTGGCTGTCTCACGTCCAAACTGCCCTGTCAACAGCTGGTCTGCTGGCGGAGTGTGTGGAGAG GGACGGTCATTCAGTTCTGGTTCACGGCTCTGAAGGGACGGACTCCACTTTGCTCATCAGCACTCTGGCTCAGCTCATCATGGATCCTTGTTGCCGCACACTGGAGGGCTTCCTGGATCTGCTGGAGAGAGAGTGGGTACAG GCAGGACACCCATTCAGGCAGCGGTGTGCACACTCAGCCTTCTCCCACACCCGTCTCCAGCAGGAATCCCCggtcttcctgctgctgctggactgTGTGTGGCAGATGTGGCGTCAGTTCCCCCTGGCACTGGGCTTCTCTGAGGCGCTGCTCCTGAGGCTGGCGATGGAGGCCTATGCGTCAGACTACGGCACCTTCCTGTGTAACAGCCATCAGGAGAG GTGTGCTCTGAGAGTGAAGGAGAACACTCACTGTTTGTTCCGGGCCCTGTTGAGGCCCAGGGAGAGGGACTGCTACTCTAACCCCCTGTATGAGCCCACCGAGCTAGCGATCTGGCCCTCAGTCCACCCTCAGTCCCTACAGCTTTGGAGAG GGTTTTTTCTGAGGTGGACTCCACAGGCTCATCACCTTGAAGAGGTTCAGGAGGAGATAAGGAACATGGTCACTGAGTGGGCCAAGCTGGCGCTCAGCTGA
- the tdh2 gene encoding L-threonine dehydrogenase 2 isoform X1 — MSIKFHFSKDCQLDMQPGVCMPTAAALGLFCRGCLSRARSWPGRSLSCLPRQMSRWNSLETCSTQPTQENPRVLITGGLGQLGVGLAEILRKQFGTENVILSDIKKPPPHVFSSGPFVYADVLDYKHLRELVVNYRVTWLIHYSALLSAVGEANVALARKINITGLHNVLDLALENCLRLFVPSTIGAFGPSSPRDPAPDLCVQRPRTIYGVSKVHGELMGEYLHHKYGLDFRCLRYPGVISVNTPPGGGTTDYAVQIFHDALSTGHHECYLRPDTRLPMMHISDCHRATIEFMQAPECQLSLRTYNIAAMSFTPEEVAQEIRKHLPHLKVTYNPDSVRQTIADSWPVRFDDTNARRDWGWAPAFRLEKLVSDMLRSIRDKRTNEGLPVS, encoded by the exons ATGTCGATTAAATTTCACTTTTCTAAGGACTGCCAACTGGACATGCAGCCGGGGGTCTGTATGCCCACTGCAGCTGCGCTGGGCCTGTTTTGCAGAGGTTGTCTCAGCCGGGCGCGAAGTTGGCCCGGTCGCAGCCTCAGCTGTTTGCCCAGGCAGATGAGCAGGTGGAACAGCCTGGAAACCTGCAGCACCCAACCAACTCAGGAAAACCCCCGTGTCCTCATCACAg GTGGTCTTGGGCAGTTAGGTGTGGGACTGGCAGAGATACTGAG GAAACAGTTTGGAACAGAGAATGTAATCCTGTCAGACATTAAGAAGCCTCCACCTCATGTTTTCAGCAGTG GTCCATTTGTTTATGCTGATGTGTTGGACTACAAACATCTCCGAGAACTGGTCGTAAATTATCGTGTCACTTGGCTGATCCACTACAGCGCTTTGCTAAGTGCTGTTGGCGAAGCTAATGTGGCTTTGGCACGCAAGATCAACATCACAG GCCTTCATAATGTGCTGGACTTGGCCCTAGAGAACTGCCTGCGCCTTTTTGTCCCCAGCACCATAGGAGCGTTCGGTCCCTCTTCTCCACGTGACCCGGCCCCTGACCTCTGTGTCCAAAGACCTCGAACCATCTATGGCGTGTCCAAAGTGCACGGAGAACTGATGGGGGAG taTCTCCATCATAAGTATGGTCTGGACTTCCGCTGCCTACGGTACCCAGGTGTGATATCAGTCAACACACCTCCAGGAGGAGGAACAACAG ACTATGCCGTTCAGATCTTCCACGATGCCCTCAGCACGGGTCACCACGAGTGCTACCTGCGTCCCGACACCCGCCTTCCCATGATGCATATCTCTGACTGCCACCGTGCCACCATAGAGTTCATGCAGGCTCCAGAGTGCCAGCTGTCCTTGCGTACCTACAACATCGCCGCCATGAGCTTCACTCCAGAAGAGGTGGCGCAAGAAATCCGCAAGCATCTCCCCCACCTCAAGGTCACCTACAATCCCGACTCTGTCCGCCAGACCATCG CCGACAGCTGGCCCGTGAGGTTTGATGACACCAATGCCAGGAGAGATTGGGGCTGGGCACCAGCCTTCCGGCTTGAGAAGCTGGTGTCAGACATGCTGCGCTCCATTCGGGACAAGAGGACAAACGAGGGACTGCCAGTCAGCTAG